ACGACAAAGGAAATAATTAAAAACTCAATTACTGCATTTAAGAAATCACCAATCTTAAACATACCAATTGTTAAAGATGATAAATTAATATGGCCTAAGAATAAGCCAATAAAAGGATTTAAAATATATTTAGTAAGGGCGCTGACAATTTTATTAAAAGCACCCCCAATAATAACACCAACAGCCAAGTCGATGACATTGCCTCGAGAAATAAATTCTTTGAATTCTTTTAACATGATAAAACTCCTTTTGTAATTATTATTTTAAAGCACCATTAATAATTTGTGCTTGAAATTCTTGTAAATACGGTGCAAAAGTACTGCTTTCGGGATTGGCTAACATTTCTTTTGGAAAATAAAAGCGGTGATCACCACTTTCTCGTCCACTCAAAGCTTTTACTAGTGGACTAATAGTTGATAACTCTTGCAAAGTGCCATCCGGTTGTTGTAATTCAATCTGGGTTTTGGGTTCTTTAGATGATGGTCGATATAAGTCATAGGGCAAATCAAAACTATTATTAATTGCAGTATAAAAGTTTTGATCAAAACCGGAATTTTGTATTAATGCTTG
The nucleotide sequence above comes from Bombilactobacillus bombi. Encoded proteins:
- the mscL gene encoding large conductance mechanosensitive channel protein MscL yields the protein MLKEFKEFISRGNVIDLAVGVIIGGAFNKIVSALTKYILNPFIGLFLGHINLSSLTIGMFKIGDFLNAVIEFLIISFVVFLIVKAINKLHHPQNEAPAQPSPEQMSEQYLEEIRDLLKQNQNSSQK